One genomic segment of Chitinophaga parva includes these proteins:
- a CDS encoding 3-keto-disaccharide hydrolase translates to MKKSILTLATLAFCFSLSCSFAQKSGKGKWITLFDGKTLQGWHGYNKGGDPVKNWKIIDGALVCLGAAPDASGGDLVTDGQYDNFILEWDWKVDKGSNSGVMYHVVENKKYHAPYETGPEYQIIDDVNFPEKLEEWQKTGADYAMHLAGANKKLKPVGEWNSSKIVFDHGRVEHWLNGEKIVAFTAWDKDWNDKKSNGKWKGYPDYGVAKKGFIALQDHGNKAYYKNIRIKEL, encoded by the coding sequence ATGAAAAAATCAATCTTAACGCTTGCAACGCTTGCATTTTGTTTCTCCCTTTCCTGTTCATTTGCCCAAAAAAGCGGGAAGGGGAAATGGATTACGCTTTTTGATGGCAAAACGCTACAGGGCTGGCATGGTTATAACAAGGGTGGTGACCCGGTAAAAAACTGGAAAATAATTGATGGGGCGCTTGTCTGCCTTGGCGCTGCACCGGACGCGTCAGGTGGCGACTTGGTAACAGATGGTCAGTACGACAATTTTATTTTAGAATGGGATTGGAAGGTAGATAAGGGAAGTAACAGTGGCGTAATGTACCATGTGGTGGAGAATAAAAAGTACCATGCCCCTTACGAAACCGGCCCTGAATACCAAATAATCGATGATGTTAATTTTCCTGAAAAGTTAGAAGAGTGGCAAAAGACCGGTGCCGATTACGCTATGCACCTTGCAGGAGCAAATAAAAAATTAAAACCTGTAGGTGAATGGAATTCAAGTAAAATTGTTTTTGACCATGGGCGTGTAGAACATTGGCTGAACGGAGAAAAAATTGTTGCTTTTACTGCATGGGATAAGGATTGGAACGATAAAAAATCAAACGGGAAATGGAAAGGTTACCCTGATTATGGTGTAGCTAAAAAAGGCTTTATTGCCCTGCAGGATCATGGAAACAAAGCCTATTATAAAAATATCAGGATAAAAGAATTATAG
- a CDS encoding Gfo/Idh/MocA family protein, producing the protein MNKDYSARREFLKKLGLSSGALIAGKYAEAFARSNSDSYIIRLGKQQRISSGDNLQIALIGAGGMGSSDTDTALQVPGVKLVAVCDLYTGRLEAAKKKWGNDIFTTKHYKDILDRKDIDAVIIATPDHWHKQISIDALGAGKHVYCEKPMVHSVDEGPAVIAAQKSSGKIFQVGSQGVSSLGNEKAKQLLKEGAIGELNYAEGFWARRDPVSVWQYPIPDDASEQTVSWETYISNTVKRPFDKNRFFRWRNYTDYGTGMAGDLFVHLFSSLHFITSSLGPERIYSTGGLRFWNDGREVPDVLLGSFDYPKTPVHPAFNLSLRCNFVDGTSGTTYLKMVGSEGSMDITWDDVVLKRNSAHEEDPFLKTKGKQGDARKKILPPNSITYKAEEGYKGGPYDHMFNFFSAIRNNGEVVEDAVFGYRAAAPALLCNDSYHQKTAISWNPEAMKKV; encoded by the coding sequence ATGAATAAGGACTACTCCGCCCGTAGAGAATTTTTAAAAAAACTCGGGCTTTCTTCAGGTGCTTTAATCGCCGGAAAATATGCGGAAGCCTTTGCCCGCAGCAATAGCGACAGCTACATTATCCGGTTGGGCAAACAACAACGTATCTCTTCCGGCGACAATCTGCAAATTGCTTTAATCGGCGCAGGTGGAATGGGTTCAAGTGATACCGATACTGCGTTGCAGGTGCCAGGGGTAAAGCTGGTGGCTGTATGTGATTTGTACACAGGCAGGCTCGAAGCGGCAAAGAAAAAATGGGGGAACGATATCTTTACAACAAAACATTATAAAGACATTCTTGACCGTAAGGATATTGATGCAGTGATTATAGCTACTCCCGATCACTGGCATAAACAAATTTCAATCGATGCGCTTGGCGCGGGCAAGCATGTTTATTGTGAAAAGCCCATGGTTCATTCCGTAGATGAAGGTCCTGCTGTTATTGCAGCCCAAAAAAGTTCAGGAAAAATATTCCAGGTAGGCAGCCAGGGCGTATCATCGCTAGGCAATGAAAAAGCCAAACAATTGCTCAAGGAGGGCGCTATTGGCGAGCTCAATTATGCAGAGGGTTTCTGGGCAAGGCGCGATCCTGTTTCTGTTTGGCAGTACCCTATCCCGGATGATGCGTCTGAACAAACCGTTAGTTGGGAAACGTATATCAGCAATACTGTAAAAAGGCCTTTTGATAAAAATCGTTTCTTCCGCTGGCGCAATTATACCGATTATGGAACAGGCATGGCGGGAGATTTGTTTGTACATCTTTTCTCCAGCCTGCATTTTATTACAAGTTCGCTTGGGCCGGAACGCATTTACTCAACTGGCGGCCTACGTTTTTGGAATGATGGCCGTGAAGTTCCCGATGTATTGCTTGGCTCTTTCGATTATCCTAAAACGCCGGTACACCCCGCTTTCAACTTGTCATTGCGTTGCAACTTTGTAGATGGCACAAGCGGTACCACTTATTTAAAGATGGTTGGCAGTGAAGGCTCCATGGATATAACCTGGGACGATGTAGTATTAAAAAGAAACAGTGCTCATGAAGAAGATCCATTCTTAAAAACAAAAGGAAAACAGGGTGATGCAAGAAAAAAAATACTGCCGCCTAATTCGATTACTTACAAGGCGGAAGAAGGTTACAAGGGCGGCCCGTATGACCATATGTTCAATTTCTTTTCCGCTATCCGAAATAATGGGGAAGTAGTCGAAGACGCCGTATTCGGTTACCGGGCAGCTGCTCCCGCACTGCTTTGTAATGATAGCTATCATCAAAAAACGGCTATTTCCTGGAACCCGGAAGCAATGAAAAAAGTTTAG